CACGAACGGCGTGAACCGGTGCGACGCGAGGAAGCGCAACAGCCACGCGATGCTCGCATACCCGCTGACCGCGGCGGTGGCGATTCCGACCGCGATGGGCGCGGCGCCCACGTCGGCCGCCGCCACGTGGCGCAGCTCGTAGACGCCGGCGGCGAAGATCGCGGGCACGCCCAGCAGAAACGAAAACCGCGCAGCGTCGGTGCGGCGCAGCCCCAGCACGAGCGCCGCCGCGATCGTCGCGCCCGAGCGCGACACGCCCGGGACCAGCGCCAGTGCCTGGGCACACCCGACCCAGACCGCGTCGGCCAACCCGACCGCGTCGATGCCTCGGTGGCCCTCGCGCCGATCAGCGTACGCCATCACGATCGCCACCGCGACGAGCGCCCCGCCGACGACGTACAACGACCGAAGCGGCCCGGTGATGTGGCGCTCCAGCGCGAGGCCGGCGATCCCGATCGGGACGGTGCCGACGACCAGGTACATCGCCATGCGCGCATCGTGGCTGCCGCGATCGCGGAGCAGCGCCCGCGGCATCGCGACGAACAGATCCCGCGCGAAGTAGCCGAC
The DNA window shown above is from Deltaproteobacteria bacterium and carries:
- the uppP gene encoding undecaprenyl-diphosphatase UppP — its product is MALWFAALLGLVQGLTEFLPISSTAHLRIVPALLGQPDPGAAFSAVIQLGTLVAVVGYFARDLFVAMPRALLRDRGSHDARMAMYLVVGTVPIGIAGLALERHITGPLRSLYVVGGALVAVAIVMAYADRREGHRGIDAVGLADAVWVGCAQALALVPGVSRSGATIAAALVLGLRRTDAARFSFLLGVPAIFAAGVYELRHVAAADVGAAPIAVGIATAAVSGYASIAWLLRFLASHRFTPFVIYRIALGVTVISLAAMGAIAG